One window of the Frigoribacterium sp. Leaf415 genome contains the following:
- a CDS encoding DUF3073 domain-containing protein, with protein MGRGRQKAKHTKVARELKYFSPDTNYGALEKELATKNDSGDEYVDKWADDFDDEYDTGHDQNKSA; from the coding sequence ATGGGGCGCGGCCGTCAAAAAGCCAAGCACACCAAGGTCGCCAGAGAGCTGAAGTACTTCAGCCCTGACACCAACTACGGTGCACTCGAAAAAGAGTTGGCGACGAAGAACGACTCCGGCGACGAATACGTCGACAAATGGGCCGACGACTTCGACGACGAATACGACACCGGGCACGACCAGAACAAGAGCGCCTGA
- a CDS encoding VOC family protein produces MTSSPSSLVWEQVVVDSSDPARLARWWADALGWVVVSSDDDEPEIRPTPDTLPGLLFVSVPEAKTAKNRLHLDFRPSPVDGQSREATQADEVARLESLGAVRAQVGQDDSDVSWVVLADPEGNEFCVL; encoded by the coding sequence ATGACCTCGTCACCCTCGTCCCTCGTGTGGGAGCAGGTCGTCGTCGACTCGAGCGACCCGGCACGGCTCGCACGCTGGTGGGCGGATGCCCTCGGTTGGGTGGTCGTCTCGTCCGACGACGACGAACCCGAGATCCGTCCGACGCCCGACACGCTGCCCGGGCTGCTCTTCGTGAGCGTCCCCGAAGCCAAGACGGCCAAGAACCGTCTGCACCTCGACTTCCGCCCGAGCCCGGTCGACGGTCAGAGCCGCGAAGCGACGCAGGCCGACGAGGTCGCGCGGCTCGAGTCGCTCGGGGCCGTCCGCGCGCAGGTCGGGCAAGACGACTCCGACGTGTCGTGGGTGGTCCTCGCCGACCCCGAGGGCAACGAGTTCTGCGTCCTCTGA
- the purM gene encoding phosphoribosylformylglycinamidine cyclo-ligase has product MATSSAHSTSASYAAAGVDTAAGDRAVELMKAAVSATHSPGVVGGVGGFAGLFDVSFLKDFDKPLLATSTDGVGTKVAIAQALDKHDTIGQDLVGMVVDDIVVVGARPLIMTDYIACGRVVPARIASIVEGIARACSETGTALVGGETAEHPGLLGPDDYDVAGAAVGAVESGRQLGPHLVGDGDVVLALASSGVHSNGFSLVRHILASRDLGYDDTLPEFSGTVGEALLEPTRLYTSPLLRILDDPSLDGAIHSLSHVTGGGIAANLARVLPRGSWTEVDRSTWSPLPVFRVLSDLAGSTLESSEGTWNLGIGMIAVVAASQADAVTSALEADGIATWPVGTVSTGQRDLAGFEQGAKGVDGGAVRLVGSYAG; this is encoded by the coding sequence ATGGCGACCTCCTCTGCCCACTCGACCAGCGCCTCCTACGCCGCAGCGGGGGTCGACACGGCCGCCGGCGACCGGGCGGTCGAGCTGATGAAGGCGGCCGTCAGTGCCACGCACAGCCCCGGCGTCGTCGGCGGCGTGGGCGGGTTCGCCGGGCTGTTCGACGTGTCGTTCCTCAAGGACTTCGACAAGCCGTTGCTGGCCACGTCGACCGACGGCGTCGGCACGAAGGTCGCGATCGCGCAGGCGCTCGACAAGCACGACACGATCGGGCAAGACCTGGTGGGCATGGTCGTCGACGACATCGTCGTCGTCGGTGCCCGGCCGCTGATCATGACCGACTACATCGCCTGCGGCCGCGTGGTGCCGGCCCGCATCGCCTCGATCGTCGAGGGCATCGCCCGCGCCTGCAGCGAGACGGGCACCGCCCTCGTCGGCGGAGAGACGGCCGAGCACCCCGGCCTGCTCGGGCCCGACGACTACGACGTGGCGGGCGCCGCTGTCGGTGCGGTCGAGTCGGGGCGCCAGCTCGGCCCGCACCTCGTCGGCGACGGCGACGTCGTGCTCGCCCTCGCCTCGTCGGGCGTGCACTCGAACGGCTTCTCGCTCGTCCGGCACATCCTCGCGTCGCGCGACCTCGGCTACGACGACACCCTGCCCGAGTTCTCGGGCACCGTCGGCGAGGCCCTGCTCGAACCGACGCGGCTCTACACGTCACCCCTGCTGCGCATCCTCGACGACCCCTCGCTCGACGGCGCGATCCACTCGCTCAGCCACGTCACCGGGGGCGGCATCGCGGCCAACCTCGCTCGCGTGCTCCCCCGCGGGTCGTGGACCGAGGTCGACCGCTCGACCTGGTCGCCGCTGCCCGTCTTCCGGGTGCTGAGCGACCTGGCCGGCTCGACCCTCGAGTCGAGCGAGGGCACCTGGAACCTCGGCATCGGCATGATCGCCGTCGTCGCCGCGTCCCAGGCCGACGCGGTCACCTCGGCCCTCGAGGCCGACGGCATCGCGACCTGGCCCGTCGGCACCGTCTCGACGGGGCAGCGCGATCTCGCCGGGTTCGAACAGGGTGCCAAGGGCGTCGACGGAGGCGCGGTGCGGCTCGTCGGGTCCTACGCGGGCTGA
- the purF gene encoding amidophosphoribosyltransferase, with protein MCGIVGLVAHEPANQLVYDSLLLLQHRGQDSAGIATAEGGIFHVHKTKGQVREGFRTRDMRALLGNMGLGHVRYATKGAASNEQEAQPFYVNAPYGIVLIHNGNLTNTRELTSELFHVDRRHLNTNSDTELLVNVLAHELQEQVNGSELDPEQIFAAVTRVHDRVQGSYAAIAMIAGHGLLAFRDPFGIRPLVLGRRLAADGVREEWITASESLVLESGGYEIVRDVAPGEAVFISLDGQMVSKQCHASPRLIPCSFEYVYLARPDSIMNGISVYDARLRLGNRLADTIAAHSPIGDIDVVMPIPDSSRPAAMQVAQKLGIEYREGFYKNRYVGRTFIMPGQAERKRSVRQKLNAMSSEFKGKNILIVDDSIVRGTTSREIVEMARAAGANKVTFTSAAPPVRFPHVYGINMPSRHELVAHDRKIPEIARELGADHLIYQEVADMQAAITEGSDVTELEMSCFTGDYVTGTVSPEYLAWVEANQLS; from the coding sequence ATGTGCGGCATCGTCGGTCTCGTCGCGCACGAGCCAGCAAATCAACTCGTCTACGATTCGCTCCTCCTCTTGCAGCACCGGGGGCAGGACAGCGCCGGCATCGCCACCGCCGAGGGCGGCATCTTCCACGTGCACAAGACCAAGGGGCAGGTTCGCGAGGGCTTCCGCACCCGCGACATGCGTGCCCTGCTCGGCAACATGGGCCTCGGCCACGTGCGCTACGCCACCAAGGGCGCGGCCAGCAACGAGCAAGAGGCGCAGCCGTTCTACGTGAACGCGCCCTACGGCATCGTGCTGATCCACAACGGCAACCTGACGAACACGCGCGAGCTCACCAGCGAGCTCTTCCACGTCGACCGCCGTCACCTCAACACCAACAGCGACACCGAGCTGCTGGTCAACGTGCTCGCGCACGAGCTGCAAGAGCAGGTCAACGGCAGCGAGCTCGACCCCGAGCAGATCTTCGCGGCGGTCACCCGCGTGCACGACCGGGTGCAGGGCTCGTACGCGGCGATCGCCATGATCGCCGGCCACGGACTGCTGGCTTTCCGCGACCCGTTCGGCATCCGGCCGCTGGTGCTCGGTCGCCGTCTCGCCGCCGACGGCGTCCGCGAAGAATGGATCACCGCCTCCGAGTCGCTGGTGCTCGAGTCCGGCGGGTACGAGATCGTCCGCGACGTCGCCCCCGGCGAGGCCGTCTTCATCTCGCTCGACGGGCAGATGGTGTCGAAGCAGTGCCACGCCAGCCCGCGCCTCATCCCCTGTTCGTTCGAGTACGTCTACCTGGCCCGCCCCGACTCGATCATGAACGGCATCTCGGTCTACGATGCCCGCCTGCGCCTCGGCAACCGACTGGCCGACACGATCGCCGCGCACTCTCCGATCGGCGACATCGACGTCGTCATGCCGATCCCCGACTCGTCACGCCCCGCGGCCATGCAGGTCGCCCAGAAGCTCGGCATCGAGTACCGCGAGGGCTTCTACAAGAACCGCTACGTCGGCCGCACGTTCATCATGCCGGGGCAGGCCGAGCGCAAGCGGTCGGTGCGCCAGAAGCTCAACGCGATGTCGAGCGAGTTCAAGGGCAAGAACATCCTGATCGTCGACGACTCGATCGTCCGCGGCACGACCTCGCGCGAGATCGTCGAGATGGCCCGGGCAGCCGGCGCGAACAAGGTGACGTTCACCTCGGCCGCTCCCCCGGTGCGCTTCCCTCACGTGTACGGCATCAACATGCCGTCCCGGCACGAGCTGGTCGCCCACGACCGGAAGATCCCCGAGATCGCGCGCGAGCTGGGTGCCGACCACCTCATCTACCAAGAGGTCGCCGACATGCAGGCCGCCATCACCGAGGGCAGCGACGTCACCGAGCTCGAGATGAGCTGCTTCACGGGCGACTACGTCACCGGCACGGTCAGCCCCGAGTACCTCGCCTGGGTCGAGGCCAACCAGCTCAGCTGA
- a CDS encoding ABC transporter ATP-binding protein — MSDVGMPRPEPTATPPASALQITGLRKAFGDKVAVDGIDLTVPTGSFFGLVGPNGAGKTTTLSMATGLLRPDAGRIEVLGVDVWSDPTHAKSLVGVLSDGISLFDRLTGEQLVTYHGLLNGMSRETTAQRVGDLLDLLDLRSAGGTLVVDYSAGMTKKVALACALVHAPRLLVLDEPFESVDPISAANIRDILHGYTQNGGTVIVSSHSMDLVQRMCDHVAVIAAGRVLAAGTTDDVRAGSTLEDRFVELVGGRQHNEGPSWLRTS, encoded by the coding sequence ATGAGCGACGTCGGCATGCCCCGCCCCGAACCGACCGCGACGCCTCCGGCGTCCGCGCTGCAGATCACCGGCCTGCGCAAGGCGTTCGGCGACAAGGTCGCCGTCGACGGCATCGACCTGACCGTGCCGACGGGCTCGTTCTTCGGCCTCGTCGGCCCGAACGGCGCCGGCAAGACGACCACGCTTTCGATGGCGACCGGGCTGCTGCGTCCCGACGCGGGCCGCATCGAGGTGCTCGGCGTCGACGTCTGGTCCGACCCGACGCACGCCAAGTCACTCGTGGGCGTGCTGAGCGACGGCATCTCGCTCTTCGACCGCCTCACCGGCGAGCAGCTCGTCACCTACCACGGCCTGCTCAACGGCATGAGCCGCGAGACGACGGCGCAGCGGGTCGGCGACCTGCTCGACCTGCTCGACCTGCGTTCGGCCGGCGGCACGCTCGTCGTCGACTACTCCGCGGGCATGACCAAGAAGGTGGCGCTCGCCTGCGCGCTGGTCCATGCGCCGCGCCTCCTCGTCCTCGACGAGCCGTTCGAGTCGGTCGACCCGATCTCGGCCGCCAACATCCGCGACATCCTCCACGGTTACACGCAGAACGGCGGCACGGTCATCGTGTCGAGCCACTCGATGGACCTCGTCCAGCGCATGTGCGACCACGTCGCCGTCATCGCGGCCGGGCGCGTGCTCGCGGCCGGCACGACCGACGATGTGCGGGCCGGCTCCACCCTCGAAGACCGCTTCGTCGAACTCGTCGGCGGTCGCCAGCACAACGAGGGGCCGTCGTGGTTGCGCACCTCCTGA
- a CDS encoding sterol carrier family protein, with protein sequence MARARIDDAAGSAAVGEVRMALAADQTAPRPVTAMAVRWLLQVLADGEPGATVEVRVPPFGAVQFREGLSHTRGTPPNVVETDAATFVRLATGDLSWQEARAGALVSASGSRADLTGYVPIAWQRG encoded by the coding sequence ATGGCCAGGGCACGGATCGACGACGCGGCGGGATCGGCCGCCGTGGGCGAGGTGCGGATGGCGCTCGCCGCCGACCAGACCGCACCGCGACCGGTGACCGCCATGGCCGTCCGCTGGTTGCTGCAGGTGCTCGCCGACGGCGAACCCGGGGCCACGGTCGAGGTCCGCGTGCCGCCGTTCGGCGCCGTGCAGTTCCGCGAGGGCCTCAGCCACACGCGCGGCACGCCGCCCAACGTCGTCGAGACCGACGCCGCCACCTTCGTGCGACTCGCCACCGGCGACCTCAGCTGGCAGGAGGCGCGGGCCGGGGCGCTCGTGTCGGCCTCCGGCAGCAGGGCGGACCTGACCGGCTACGTGCCGATCGCCTGGCAGCGGGGCTGA
- the purD gene encoding phosphoribosylamine--glycine ligase translates to MRILVLGSGAREHAIITALLREDAGHEIVAAPGNAGIADQVGIVHLDPSNGAVVTEYALENDVELVVVGPEAPLVAGVADALRTRGIPVFGPGKKAAALEGSKTFAKRIMDEAGVPTGRATRVGTLDEAVAVLDDFGSPYVVKADGLAAGKGVLVSDDRDAAVEHTTYWLQHGPVLVEEFLEGPEVSLFFLSDGHTVVPLSPAQDYKRLLDGDAGPNTGGMGAYSPLPWLADRFGSEKDFVDEVLDTIATPTVRQLESEGTPFIGLLYAGLILTEQGVRVIEFNARFGDPETQVVLPRLITPLSGLLLAAATGSLGNHESPRFSSDVAVTVVLASEGYPEGAVSGRPLHGLDDATAVAGVHVAHAATARLDDRLIATGGRVLSVVAEGSDFTEARGRVYEALARIEFEGGQYRHDIAERVAR, encoded by the coding sequence GTGCGAATCCTCGTCCTCGGTTCCGGTGCTCGCGAGCACGCCATCATCACCGCTCTGCTGCGCGAAGACGCGGGCCACGAGATCGTCGCGGCCCCCGGCAACGCGGGCATCGCCGACCAGGTCGGCATCGTGCACCTCGACCCCTCGAACGGCGCCGTCGTCACCGAGTACGCGCTCGAGAACGACGTCGAGCTGGTCGTCGTCGGCCCCGAGGCCCCGCTGGTCGCCGGGGTCGCCGACGCCCTCCGCACCCGGGGCATCCCGGTCTTCGGTCCCGGCAAGAAGGCCGCGGCACTCGAGGGCAGCAAGACCTTCGCGAAGCGCATCATGGACGAAGCCGGCGTGCCCACCGGGCGGGCCACGCGCGTGGGCACCCTCGACGAGGCCGTCGCGGTGCTCGACGACTTCGGCTCCCCCTACGTCGTCAAGGCCGACGGGTTGGCGGCCGGCAAGGGCGTCCTCGTCTCGGACGACCGCGACGCGGCGGTCGAGCACACCACCTACTGGTTGCAGCACGGGCCCGTCCTCGTCGAGGAGTTCCTCGAGGGGCCCGAGGTCTCGCTGTTCTTCCTCAGCGACGGTCACACGGTCGTGCCGCTCAGTCCGGCGCAGGACTACAAGCGCCTGCTCGACGGCGACGCCGGCCCCAACACCGGCGGAATGGGCGCCTACTCGCCGCTGCCCTGGCTGGCCGACCGCTTCGGCAGCGAGAAGGACTTCGTCGACGAGGTGCTCGACACCATCGCCACCCCGACGGTGCGGCAGCTCGAGTCCGAGGGCACGCCGTTCATCGGCCTCCTCTACGCCGGGCTCATCCTCACCGAGCAGGGCGTGCGCGTCATCGAGTTCAACGCCCGCTTCGGCGACCCCGAGACGCAGGTCGTCCTGCCCCGTCTGATCACGCCGCTCAGCGGGCTGCTGCTCGCGGCGGCGACCGGGTCGCTCGGCAACCACGAGTCGCCGCGCTTCTCGTCCGACGTCGCCGTGACGGTGGTCCTCGCCAGCGAGGGCTATCCCGAGGGCGCCGTCAGCGGTCGGCCGCTGCACGGGCTCGACGACGCGACCGCCGTGGCCGGCGTCCACGTGGCCCACGCCGCGACCGCCCGTCTCGACGACCGGCTCATCGCCACCGGCGGGCGCGTGCTCAGCGTCGTGGCGGAGGGGTCCGACTTCACCGAGGCCCGGGGTCGGGTCTACGAGGCCCTCGCCCGCATCGAGTTCGAGGGCGGCCAGTACCGTCACGACATCGCCGAGCGGGTCGCCCGATGA
- a CDS encoding phosphoribosylaminoimidazolesuccinocarboxamide synthase, with product MTAPDGTTTPADATAGGAARQTTPVTPGTPGHLDGWTPVYSGKVRDLYVPAPVAGSVGDAATLEDTEHVLVVASDRVSAFDQVLEPGIPGKGALLTQLSLWWFAQLATVPNHLVDPTTASVSLPAQVRDRAMLVKPLDMFPVECVVRGYLVGSGWAEYREQGTVCGIPLPEGLSNGDRLPEPIYTPAYKAPLGEHDENISFERTVELVGAETAAALRDRSLEIYRLASDVAEARGVILADTKFEFGADRATGEITLGDEVLTSDSSRFWDAEVYAWGNRTQSFDKQIVRDWLSAHWDGTGEAPALPDDIVARTAARYRELIERLTAR from the coding sequence ATGACCGCCCCCGACGGCACCACGACCCCGGCCGACGCGACGGCAGGAGGCGCGGCTCGCCAGACCACGCCCGTCACGCCGGGCACCCCCGGCCACCTCGACGGCTGGACGCCCGTGTACTCGGGCAAGGTCCGCGACCTCTACGTCCCGGCGCCGGTGGCCGGCTCGGTCGGCGACGCCGCCACCCTCGAGGACACCGAGCACGTGCTGGTCGTCGCGAGCGACCGGGTCAGCGCCTTCGACCAGGTGCTCGAGCCCGGCATCCCGGGCAAGGGCGCCCTGCTCACGCAGCTCAGCCTCTGGTGGTTCGCGCAGCTCGCCACCGTGCCGAACCACCTCGTCGACCCGACCACCGCCTCCGTCTCGTTGCCCGCTCAGGTCCGTGACCGCGCGATGCTCGTGAAGCCGCTCGACATGTTCCCCGTCGAGTGCGTCGTCCGCGGGTACCTGGTCGGCAGCGGGTGGGCCGAGTACCGCGAGCAGGGCACGGTCTGCGGCATCCCGCTGCCCGAGGGGCTGTCGAACGGCGACCGGCTGCCCGAACCGATCTACACCCCGGCGTACAAGGCGCCGCTCGGCGAGCACGACGAGAACATCTCGTTCGAGCGCACCGTCGAACTGGTCGGCGCCGAGACCGCGGCGGCCCTGCGCGACCGGTCGCTCGAGATCTACCGTCTGGCGTCCGACGTGGCCGAGGCCCGCGGGGTCATCCTCGCCGACACGAAGTTCGAGTTCGGCGCCGACCGGGCCACGGGCGAGATCACCCTCGGCGACGAGGTGCTCACGAGCGACAGCAGCCGCTTCTGGGACGCCGAGGTCTACGCCTGGGGCAACCGCACCCAGAGCTTCGACAAGCAGATCGTCCGTGACTGGCTCTCCGCGCACTGGGACGGCACGGGCGAGGCCCCCGCGCTGCCCGACGACATCGTCGCCCGCACGGCCGCCCGCTACCGCGAGCTGATCGAGCGCCTCACCGCCCGCTGA
- a CDS encoding VOC family protein: protein MTDTSATDATRASSSDLLAADTGMGAVTLRVADLDAMTAYYRDAVTLTVLAAEPAAGRVVLGRGATPIVILEHAPELRHAGPREAGLFHTAILFETEADLAAAVYSVATRHPGTFTGSADHLVSKAFYFTDPEGNGIELYWDRRRSEWSWTHGQVDMATLALDPNAFVQQNVTEEALAGSASRPATVGHVHLSVGDVESAHRFYVEQLGFETTTRFGPQALFVSAGGYHHHMAMNTWNSAGAGRRQLGLGLGLVRIEVPTADDLGALGERLGHHGVATRDDGRMLGFDDPWLNQIQVSVRPQST from the coding sequence ATGACCGACACCTCCGCGACCGACGCGACCCGCGCCTCCTCGTCAGACCTGCTCGCCGCCGACACCGGCATGGGGGCGGTCACCCTCCGGGTCGCCGACCTCGACGCGATGACCGCGTACTACCGCGACGCGGTCACCCTGACGGTGCTGGCCGCCGAACCCGCCGCGGGCCGCGTGGTCCTCGGCCGAGGAGCGACCCCGATCGTCATCCTCGAGCACGCGCCCGAGCTGAGGCACGCGGGCCCGCGCGAGGCCGGCCTGTTCCACACCGCGATCCTGTTCGAGACCGAGGCCGACCTCGCCGCCGCGGTCTACAGCGTCGCGACCCGTCACCCCGGCACGTTCACCGGCAGCGCCGACCACCTCGTCAGCAAGGCCTTCTACTTCACCGACCCCGAGGGCAACGGCATCGAGCTCTACTGGGACCGTCGACGCTCCGAGTGGTCCTGGACGCACGGCCAGGTCGACATGGCGACCCTCGCCCTCGACCCGAACGCCTTCGTGCAGCAGAACGTCACCGAGGAGGCGCTGGCCGGCTCGGCGTCCCGTCCCGCCACGGTCGGCCACGTCCACCTGAGCGTGGGCGACGTCGAGTCGGCCCACCGGTTCTACGTCGAGCAGCTCGGCTTCGAGACGACGACGCGCTTCGGGCCGCAGGCCCTCTTCGTCAGCGCGGGCGGCTACCACCACCACATGGCGATGAACACCTGGAACAGCGCCGGGGCCGGGCGCCGCCAGCTGGGGTTGGGGCTCGGCCTGGTGCGCATCGAGGTGCCGACGGCCGACGACCTGGGCGCCCTCGGCGAGCGCCTCGGCCACCACGGCGTCGCCACCCGCGACGACGGGCGGATGCTGGGGTTCGACGATCCCTGGCTCAACCAGATCCAGGTGTCCGTGCGACCGCAGTCGACCTGA
- a CDS encoding GNAT family N-acetyltransferase produces the protein MPAAESPTFSTTREGDLTLDDHEAIAAMLARAFPSYDHWYAGARSWAGMQPELRVVARQGDVVVAHAGLRRQFVTVGDADLLVTAVGMVAVSPTVQGTGLGGELLRQVDAALTSLDSGFGVLETGDDVQGFYRRGGWLPLDGLTAHYTAFSADGAGVLVTQDHGWLLREGTRTLADWPQGELHWNGQMV, from the coding sequence ATGCCTGCAGCCGAGTCCCCCACCTTCTCCACGACCCGCGAGGGCGACCTCACGCTCGATGACCACGAGGCGATCGCGGCGATGCTCGCCCGGGCCTTCCCGAGCTACGACCACTGGTACGCCGGGGCTCGCAGCTGGGCGGGCATGCAGCCCGAGCTGCGGGTCGTCGCGCGTCAGGGCGACGTCGTGGTGGCGCACGCCGGCCTGCGTCGCCAGTTCGTGACCGTCGGCGACGCCGATCTGCTCGTCACCGCGGTCGGCATGGTCGCCGTCTCGCCGACCGTCCAGGGCACCGGCCTCGGCGGCGAACTGCTCCGTCAGGTCGACGCGGCACTGACGTCGCTCGACAGCGGCTTCGGGGTGCTCGAGACCGGAGACGACGTGCAGGGCTTCTACCGACGCGGCGGCTGGCTGCCGCTCGACGGCCTCACGGCGCACTACACGGCGTTCAGCGCCGACGGCGCCGGCGTCCTCGTCACCCAGGACCACGGCTGGCTGCTCCGTGAGGGCACGCGCACCCTGGCCGACTGGCCCCAGGGCGAGTTGCACTGGAACGGTCAGATGGTCTGA
- a CDS encoding catalase, with the protein MTDAKKITTTDNGAPAASDEFSQSVGADGPIVLHDHKLVEKLANFNREKVPERIVHAKGGGAFGTFVTTADVSRYTRAALFQPGVETELLARFSTVAGEQGSPDTWRDPRGFALKFYTSEGNYDLVGNNTPVFFIRDGMKFPDFIHSQKRLPGSHLRDHDMQWDFWTLSPESAHQVTWLMGDRGLPASWRNMDGFGSHTYQWINAEGERFWVKYHFKTNQGNKILTQDDADRIAGEDADFHIRDLSEAIDRGDFPTWTLSVQVMPYDEAATYRFNPFDLTKVWPHADYPLIEVGTMTLNRNPENYFAQIEQAAFAPSNFVPGIATSPDKMLLARIFSYADAHRYRIGVNHQQLPVNTPKTEVHSYSKDGAARYHFSEATAPVYAPNSVGGPAADPRAAGDTGGWESDGELVRSSVTLHPEDDDFGQAGTLVREVLNDEERDRLVQNIVGHVSKVTQPALRERVYEYWTNVDPTLGLRVRKGVEPEAPGSNEDPAEVGIPA; encoded by the coding sequence ATGACCGACGCCAAGAAGATCACCACCACTGACAACGGCGCCCCCGCCGCCAGCGACGAGTTCTCGCAGTCGGTCGGCGCCGACGGCCCGATCGTCCTGCACGACCACAAGCTGGTCGAGAAGCTGGCCAACTTCAACCGTGAGAAGGTGCCCGAGCGCATCGTCCACGCCAAGGGCGGCGGAGCCTTCGGCACGTTCGTCACCACGGCCGACGTCTCGCGTTACACGCGCGCCGCGCTCTTCCAGCCCGGTGTCGAGACCGAGCTGCTCGCCCGTTTCTCGACCGTCGCCGGTGAGCAGGGCAGCCCCGACACGTGGCGCGACCCCCGCGGTTTCGCGCTGAAGTTCTACACGAGCGAGGGCAACTACGACCTTGTGGGCAACAACACGCCCGTCTTCTTCATCCGTGACGGCATGAAGTTCCCCGACTTCATCCACTCGCAGAAGCGCCTGCCCGGCTCGCACCTGCGCGACCACGACATGCAGTGGGACTTCTGGACGCTGTCGCCCGAGTCTGCCCACCAGGTCACCTGGCTGATGGGTGACCGAGGCCTCCCCGCCTCGTGGCGCAACATGGACGGCTTCGGCTCGCACACGTACCAGTGGATCAACGCCGAGGGCGAGCGCTTCTGGGTCAAGTACCACTTTAAGACGAACCAGGGCAACAAGATCCTCACGCAGGACGACGCCGACCGCATCGCGGGCGAGGACGCCGACTTCCACATCCGCGACCTCTCCGAGGCGATCGACCGTGGCGACTTCCCGACCTGGACGCTGTCGGTGCAGGTCATGCCCTACGACGAGGCGGCCACGTACCGTTTCAACCCGTTCGACCTGACGAAGGTGTGGCCGCACGCGGACTACCCGCTCATCGAGGTCGGCACCATGACGCTGAACCGCAACCCCGAGAACTACTTCGCGCAGATCGAGCAGGCCGCGTTCGCCCCGTCGAACTTCGTCCCCGGCATCGCGACCAGCCCCGACAAGATGCTGCTCGCGCGCATCTTCAGCTACGCGGACGCCCACCGCTACCGCATCGGCGTCAATCACCAGCAGCTGCCGGTGAACACGCCCAAGACCGAGGTGCACTCGTACTCGAAGGACGGCGCCGCGCGGTACCACTTCAGCGAGGCGACGGCTCCGGTCTACGCACCGAACTCGGTGGGCGGCCCGGCGGCGGACCCGCGGGCCGCGGGTGACACCGGCGGTTGGGAGAGCGACGGCGAGCTCGTCCGCTCGTCCGTGACGCTGCACCCCGAGGACGACGACTTCGGCCAGGCCGGCACGCTCGTCCGCGAGGTGCTGAACGACGAGGAGCGCGACCGCCTGGTGCAGAACATCGTGGGCCACGTCTCGAAGGTCACCCAGCCCGCCCTGCGCGAGCGCGTCTACGAGTACTGGACCAACGTCGACCCCACCCTGGGCTTGCGCGTCCGCAAGGGCGTCGAGCCCGAGGCTCCCGGCTCGAACGAGGACCCGGCCGAGGTCGGCATCCCGGCGTAG
- a CDS encoding Fur family transcriptional regulator, with amino-acid sequence MTHPTDDPREALRSAGLRVTEPRLAVLRALEPSPHAAAEQVFARVALDLPGTSVQAVYGVLNALTGAGLVRRIEPAGSAALYELRTGDNHHHVVCGVCGSVADVDCVVGHAPCLTPSHDSGYLVQTAEVTFWGLCPACRAAEADGAEGDQASRASSSDRADAAVPVA; translated from the coding sequence ATGACCCATCCGACCGACGACCCCCGCGAAGCACTGCGCTCCGCCGGGTTGCGCGTGACCGAGCCCCGGCTCGCCGTGTTGCGCGCCCTCGAGCCGTCGCCCCACGCGGCCGCCGAGCAGGTCTTCGCCCGGGTCGCCCTCGACCTGCCCGGCACGTCGGTGCAGGCGGTCTACGGCGTCCTCAACGCGCTGACCGGCGCGGGGCTGGTGCGTCGCATCGAACCAGCGGGCTCGGCAGCGCTCTACGAGCTGAGGACGGGCGACAACCACCACCACGTGGTCTGCGGGGTGTGCGGCTCGGTCGCCGACGTGGACTGCGTCGTCGGCCACGCCCCCTGCCTCACCCCCTCGCACGACTCGGGATACCTCGTGCAGACCGCCGAGGTGACCTTCTGGGGTCTGTGCCCGGCCTGTCGAGCGGCCGAGGCCGACGGTGCGGAGGGCGACCAGGCGAGCCGCGCCTCCTCGTCCGACCGCGCGGACGCGGCCGTCCCGGTGGCCTGA